ATACCCAGACTGACGCGAATGGCCGGTTTTGAGTGGGGCACAGGCTTCTACATAAATCCGGTGCCGCCGGAGAGCGCGGTCGAGGACCTGCGGAAGGCGGAATGTTTGAAGAAGGTAACGGAATGAAGATAGTGTTCGTTTCCTCGGAGGTTGCGCCATTTGCCAGGACGGGCGGGCTGGGAGACGTGGCGGGCTCTCTACCGAAAGGCCTGCAAAAGCTTGGTCATGAGGTCTCTGTATTTATACCCCTCTATGGACGAATCCGGCGTGACGGGTTCAAGCTCACTGCCACGGGCGAGAGCGCGACTGTGCCGGTTCGTGACAAGTCAGTTACCGGTACTGTATACAGTGCATGCCTGCCGGAGACAGAGATACCCGTCTACTTTATAGAGAATGACGGGTATTACGACAGGGAGGAGTTGTACGTCGACCCCTCTACCGGAAAAGATTATGTAGACAACTGCGAGCGGTTCTCCTTCTTTTCTCGTGCCGTATTGGAGACGGTGAAATCAAGAGGTGTCAGGCCCGACGTCATCCATTGTAATGACTGGCAGTCAGCAATGATTCCCGCCTACCTGAAGAGCATTTACAGGGATGACGACTTCTTCACGGGGATACTTTCAGTGTTGACCATTCATAACCTCGGCTACCAGGGTCTTTTCCCCAGAGAAGATTTACAGGCCACGGGGCTAGATGCCGGTTACTATAATAAGAGGCAACTGGAGTACTATGGAAATGTTAATTTGTTGAAGGCCGGTATAGTTTTCTCGGACATAATTACGACGGTAAGTGAGAAATATGCAGAGGAGATACAAACGGAAGAATTTGGAGCGGGTCTTGATGGGGTGCTCAGGGACAGGGGCGGGGACCTGTACGGCATAATAAACGGGATAGACTACTCGGTGTGGAGTCCGGAGGTGGACGGGCTTATTCCCGCCAGATATGGCCCGGATGACCTGAAAGGGAAGAATGAATGTAAGAAGCATCTCCTGAGAAAGGCAGGCCTCATAAATCAAGGGGATGCGCCTTTGATAGGAATGATTACAAGACTTGCAGAGCAGAAGGGAATAGAGCTGTTGATTGAGTGCTGGGAGGAGTTGATGAAGCTGGATATAAGGTTAGCCCTGCTCGGTAGCGGCGAGAAGCGGTACCAGGAGGCCCTGAAGGATTTAACGGGCAGATATCCGGGCAAGGCGTATGTTTATATTGGGTTTGACAACCGGCTTTCGCATGAGATAGAGGCGGGCGCCGACATGTTCCTGATGCCCTCCAGGTACGAACCGTGCGGGCTTAATCAGATGTATAGTCTCAAATACGGGACGGTGCCTATAGTACGTAAAACAGGGGGACTCGCCGACACGATAAATCCTTCCGTGGGGTTCGTATTTGAACCCTACTCCTCAGGAGAGATGCTGAAGTCTATCCGGGAGGCCGTAGCGGCCTATGGTGACAGGGCTGGATGGGCGGGGCTTATGAAGACGGGCATGAGCCAGGACTGGTCATGGGATAAGAGTGCCCGGCAGTATTCAGACCTCTACCGTGACGCCCTCAAGGCGACAGGGTGTTAGAAATGGGCAAGGTTCATTTCGTCTTCGTCCTGCATAACCACCAGCCTGTGGGTAACTTTGACGGCATCTTCAAGAGGGGGTGTAGCAAGGCCTATGAGCCGTTCATCAGGCTGCTTGGCAGACACCCTGAGGTGCCCGTTGTACTGCACTACTCGGGGAGCCTGCTGGAATGGATTGAGGCC
Above is a genomic segment from Candidatus Bathyanammoxibius amoris containing:
- the glgA gene encoding glycogen synthase GlgA; translated protein: MKIVFVSSEVAPFARTGGLGDVAGSLPKGLQKLGHEVSVFIPLYGRIRRDGFKLTATGESATVPVRDKSVTGTVYSACLPETEIPVYFIENDGYYDREELYVDPSTGKDYVDNCERFSFFSRAVLETVKSRGVRPDVIHCNDWQSAMIPAYLKSIYRDDDFFTGILSVLTIHNLGYQGLFPREDLQATGLDAGYYNKRQLEYYGNVNLLKAGIVFSDIITTVSEKYAEEIQTEEFGAGLDGVLRDRGGDLYGIINGIDYSVWSPEVDGLIPARYGPDDLKGKNECKKHLLRKAGLINQGDAPLIGMITRLAEQKGIELLIECWEELMKLDIRLALLGSGEKRYQEALKDLTGRYPGKAYVYIGFDNRLSHEIEAGADMFLMPSRYEPCGLNQMYSLKYGTVPIVRKTGGLADTINPSVGFVFEPYSSGEMLKSIREAVAAYGDRAGWAGLMKTGMSQDWSWDKSARQYSDLYRDALKATGC